In Dioscorea cayenensis subsp. rotundata cultivar TDr96_F1 chromosome 9, TDr96_F1_v2_PseudoChromosome.rev07_lg8_w22 25.fasta, whole genome shotgun sequence, a genomic segment contains:
- the LOC120269180 gene encoding uncharacterized protein LOC120269180, with the protein MENDSDSDSPEEVTAEQSIRQYEEIKKVQKENKLREAHEGKERRRQWAQRRTKEKPTEENVPKVSKTEEQPEPLNIPGMLPSNIVSLLAAREKVVFSSDSEEDTHQKPTKRKRRQKNSGPDTVLLKDIPSAECSKNSLEFLKRRKTQVARSSAVLKNANQALRLLSSQGLVSKN; encoded by the exons ATGGAGAACGATTCCGATTCCGACTCGCCGGAGGAGGTCACGGCGGAGCAG AGCATTAGGCAAtatgaagaaataaagaaagtccaaaaagaaaataaactacG GGAGGCTCATGAAGGGAAAGAGAGGAGGAGACAATGGGCTCAaagaagaactaaagaaaaacCAACCGAAGAGAATGTCCCTAAAGTTTCAAAAACCGAAGAACAACCAGAACCGCTTAATATACCAGGAATGCTTCCGAGTAACATTGTCAGTCTCCTAGCTGCTCGTGAAAA GGTAGTCTTTTCATCAGATTCTGAAGAAGACACTCACCAGAAGCCAACCAAAAGAAAGAGGAGGCAAAAAAATTCTGG ACCCGATACTGTACTTTTGAAGGACATCCCTTCGGCGGAGTGCTCAAAAAACTCTCTGGAATTTTTGAAGAGGCGAAAAACACAGGTTGCAAGGTCATCTGCGGTTCTCAAGAATGCAAACCAAGCATTGCGGCTTCTTTCCTCTCAAGGCCTAGTGAGCAAAAACTAA
- the LOC120268646 gene encoding eukaryotic translation initiation factor 4E-1-like, translating to MEEETKIKAEEEEEEEEDDDEAAALAFDDDASSPVVEEVTHGRGSLNEKHLLENRWTFWFDNPSGKSRQVAWGSTIRPIHTFSTVEDFWGVYNNVRRPSKLVVGADFHCFKYGIEPKWEDPTCARGGKWTISCPKGKADSWWLYTLLAMIGEQFEYGDYICGVVVNVRAKQEKISLWTQNGSDEVAQASIGKQWKEFLDYKENIGFILHDDAKKHDRVFAKESISGFHLIEANK from the exons ATGGAAGAGGAGACGAAGATCAAGgctgaggaggaggaggaggaggaggaggacgacgACGAAGCGGCGGCATTGGCCTTCGATGACGATGCTTCGTCGCCGGTGGTGGAAGAGGTGACGCATGGACGAGGTTCACTGAATGAGAAGCATTTGCTGGAGAATCGATGGACGTTTTGGTTCGATAATCCATCTGGGAAATCAAGGCAGGTGGCGTGGGGTAGCACCATTCGCCCTATTCACACCTTCTCCACTGTTGAGGATTTCTGGGG TGTGTACAACAATGTGCGTCGCCCAAGCAAGCTGGTTGTGGGAGCAGACTTTCATTGTTTCAAATATGGCATAGAGCCCAAATGGGAGGATCCAACCTGTGCCCGTGGAGGAAAATGGACCATAAGCTGCCCTAAGGGAAAAGCTGATAGCTGGTGGCTGTACACA TTGCTGGCAATGATTGGAGAGCAGTTTGAGTATGGTGATTATATATGCGGAGTAGTAGTTAATGTACGAGCGAAACAGGAAAAGATTTCTTTATGGACACAAAATGGTTCAGATGAAGTTGCTCAG gCAAGCATTGGCAAACAGTGGAAGGAGTTCCTTGACTACAAGGAAAACATTGGTTTTATTCTTCAT GATGATGCAAAGAAGCATGATAGGGTTTTTGCGAAAGAGTCGATATcag GTTTTCACCTCATAGAAGCTAACAAGTGA